In Glycine max cultivar Williams 82 chromosome 7, Glycine_max_v4.0, whole genome shotgun sequence, a single window of DNA contains:
- the LOC100305375 gene encoding Protein LIKE COV 1-like: protein MSSMAITTRDRDRELLIPVADTPAGDAAVSPSPKPSSSASSPHHSGRETFYKVVRSWASKKFMTGCVILFPIAITFYITWWFIHFVDGFFSPIYAQLGIDIFGLGFITSITFIFLVGVFMSSWLGASVLGLGEWFIKRMPLVRHIYNASKQISAAISPDQNTQAFKEVAIIRHPRIGEYAFGFITSSVTLQNYSGDEELCCVYVPTNHLYIGDIFLVNTKDVIRPNLSIREGIEIVVSGGMSMPQILSTIDSRIRPGEISRINRS, encoded by the exons ATGTCCTCCATGGCCATCACCACTAGAGACAGAGATCGAGAGCTTCTCATCCCCGTCGCCGACACCCCCGCCGGCGATGCCGCCGTCTCCCCTTCCCCCAAGCCATCGTCGTCGGCGTCGTCCCCGCATCATTCCGGACGCGAG ACTTTTTACAAAGTTGTTAGAAGCTGGGCATCAAAAAAGTTTATGACTGGATG TGTCATTCTCTTTCCAATTGCAATTACCTTCTATATAACATGGTGGTTTATTCATTTCGTGGATGGATTTTTTTCTCCTATCTATGCTCAGCTTGGAATTGATATTTTTG GTCTTGGATTCATAACTTCCATAACTTTCATCTTCTTGGTCGGGGTTTTCATGTCATCATGGTTGGGTGCTTCTGTCCTGGGCCTTGGGGAGTGGTTTATCAAGCGAATGCCACTTGTTCGTCATATTTATAATGCCTCCAAGCAGATTAGTGCTGCTATCTCTCCAG ATCAAAATACACAAGCCTTCAAAGAAGTAGCCATCATTCGGCATCCACGTATTGGAGAATATGCATTTGGATTCATCACCTCATCTGTTACCCTTCAG aacTATTCTGGAGATGAGGAGTTATGCTGTGTCTATGTTCCTACAAATCATCTTTatattggtgatatatttctTGTCAACACCAAGGATGTCATTAGGCCAAACTTATCAATTCGTGAAGGAATTG AGATTGTTGTTTCGGGAGGCATGTCAATGCCACAGATCCTATCAACGATCGATTCACGCATCAGACCTGGGGAAATAAGTAGAATCAACAGAAGCTGA